Part of the Cuniculiplasma divulgatum genome, TAAAGGAATATTCTGAAGTTATTGTTGATGTATTGGATGACTCAGTTATAATAAAGAAGATCAAACATGAATCAGTATAGTAAGTTGACTATTATTGTACAACTTATTCAAAAAAGCTCACCAAGAAAATAGATATCAAAAAAATTATAGAGGAACAATATGAAAGGGACATTTTACATTGATTCCAATGTTTTCCTGTACTCTGTTCTCTACAATGATCTCATAGAGTCTGAAAAAGCAAGAGAAATTTTATCACAAATAGAAGGGAAAAATATCCAAGCATATACTTCAACCTTAACTTGAGACGAGGTCTCATATGTCGTTGAAAGAACACTAGGAAAAACAGATGCTATTGAGGTGGGCAAGAAGTTTATTAATTTCCCATTCTTAAGATTCATACCAGTGGACGAAGAGATAATCCGGAGAAGCCGAGTTATCCGAGAAAAATATAATCTGAAACCACGGGATTCGATACACCTGTCTTGTGCAATCGAACGAAATATTTCTGATATTATCTCTGATGACGCAGATTTTGAAGGTATAAAAGAGATCAATAGATTGCCTATCAATGGATTGGTTTGACCTTAACACCATAGCACCAAGCTAGTGACAAGACCTTTTAATTATCTTGTATTCTATTTCGAAAGTTTCTTATCTTACCTTTCCCTGTAAAATTTACACTCTATCCCATTCTTGTCCCGATGTAGTTTTTTAATCCAGGTCCTCAAATCTTGTTTAGGGTTATTGTAACTTTTGAATCTTCTGTCTGTAAATTCCATGTCCATAGCATTGATCTCTATCTCTGCAATGCTCATCCACCTTGCATTCCTGAATGTATAATGGAATTCAACCCTCGAAAGCAGTGTATCGCTTTTTTACTTTCCAATTTCTTCTTCAAAAGAGCTCCTGAAATAGGTGTTAAGATTGTCCATTACAATGTGAATCTTCTTTCCATCTTTGTACATATTCAGAACGTCCACCAGCTTCCCAAATCTTTTAACCAATCTCATCTTTGAACACGAAAAAAGGATCAAAAAGATCAATCATGAACAATTTATGAGTAAAATTAAAGTTGTTTTTTTTTGTTTGAAAGTAATTTGCAAAGAATTATGGCAATTCTTTTTTAAACGCAAGTCATCACCTGCAGTGATAAAATCTCAGTCATTTTTTGCATATTCAAGATGCGGTTATTTAAATATAAATGGGCAGGAGATAGAATTTCCATTGGTACTGGACAGTGATAGTATACAAATAAAGGAGGATCAAATTTCACTCATGGGAGAAAGTGCAACAAAAAGAGACGTAAGTATAGGAAAAAGAACCATAACCATCGCTGAAACAGAGAATTTCATAGTTCCTATAATCAATCCACATTTTCTCAAAAGAAGCAGGCAGACAGTTAATTTCATCATGGATTTAAAGAAAATCATAGGTTATGACAAGCTCCTCTACATTCCAGGGATCTCGGATCCTTATTTGTTACCACAACTGTTCATGCTTGGAGTTGACATATTTGATGACATTAATGCAGATATGGAAGGCTCCCATGGGACACTATATACTATGATGGGCAGAATCCATAATGGGGAAGAAAATAGTAGAGAAAACGGAAAATTCCTTCAAGATCTGGTGTCCTTATTAAAAAAAGGTGTCGAATCGATGACTCTGATGGAAATGGTTGAAAGATGGAATATAAGTTCAAAGGCAAGGGAGATAATCAGGATGCTGATGGATGAAAAATCAGAAGAATTTGAAAAGGTTTATCCACGAACCACAGGATCGGTTATAGCTGGTGGCTTAGAATCACTTGAGAGGCCAGATATAGTGAGGTTTAACAGATATGTGCTGGAAGATTATAAAAAACCAAACAATCTTGAAACAATTCTTTTCTTGCCTTGCTCTGCGAGAAAGCCCTATTCTACGTCTAAATCACATCGTGAAATATTTGAGGCACTGGGTTCTCTTAGAAGGTACATTAACGAAGTGATCGTTACTTCTCCCATAACTCTCGTTCCAAGAGAGCTAGAAGAAACATATCCTGCTGGATTCTATGATATTCCTGTAACTGGTAACTGGTTCCTGGAAGAAAAGGAGAATATAATAAGATCAATTAGATCGTTCATATCAAAAAATCAGTATAAGAATACGATTTTCTTCCTTCCGGAAGATATGTTATTTGTTAAGGAAAGACTG contains:
- a CDS encoding DUF5591 domain-containing protein; translation: MIKSQSFFAYSRCGYLNINGQEIEFPLVLDSDSIQIKEDQISLMGESATKRDVSIGKRTITIAETENFIVPIINPHFLKRSRQTVNFIMDLKKIIGYDKLLYIPGISDPYLLPQLFMLGVDIFDDINADMEGSHGTLYTMMGRIHNGEENSRENGKFLQDLVSLLKKGVESMTLMEMVERWNISSKAREIIRMLMDEKSEEFEKVYPRTTGSVIAGGLESLERPDIVRFNRYVLEDYKKPNNLETILFLPCSARKPYSTSKSHREIFEALGSLRRYINEVIVTSPITLVPRELEETYPAGFYDIPVTGNWFLEEKENIIRSIRSFISKNQYKNTIFFLPEDMLFVKERLNLGEDFILWKKGTDNQFDELKARISQIRSEEDVRGRRDFMKEKLLSIARYQFGEWIIPHIEGLRINRMFNQFMLVDGNKPFFVFNERLGKLTIHKNAAELFVKTRKFLVEIDDFKPTASIYAMGVKDCTEDVRQEDEVVIHHSGSVRGTGIAKMSKEVMMNTHKGVAVKVRN
- a CDS encoding AbrB/MazE/SpoVT family DNA-binding domain-containing protein — its product is MEKKTTFGPQGQVIIPKDIRDKIGIKEYSEVIVDVLDDSVIIKKIKHESV